Proteins from one Deinococcus actinosclerus genomic window:
- a CDS encoding phage portal protein — MGWKETLGAWLGLEVKKTAPAKGALPFVGASGDGRAVSSEWSTEKAISEGLKASTWVYTACRRISTALASVPLVVQKRTGDEWQPDPQHPLQALLDRPNPFMSRQDMLERWALHLELGGNALWHKVLVQGRPVELWPLKPDEVKPIPSRLAFIAGYEWKQGSDRRNLGADEVLHWQFVDPSTPYWGLSPLKAAASAVDTDTAAVRWNRAVLANDGRPSLAVFLSDSLDAKEQETAARFIQGQIDGNSVRKALVLGGASKAQPLSLNAAEMDWLEGRRMSREEIGAVFGVPPVLMVAGEAVTFANLDAAKRILWEDTVVPLLDDLCQGLGMGLLPHYGAEQTHRIVADLSGVTALQDNMKERAQAAVLLVNAGFPINAVNQRLALGFSPVDGGDVPRQPVVPSAPGNPATKARAAPPRMERKDKGDPITERLARMDAWIAELKGRVADVLLAQGNAAASAYASGDPWEPELSLDDWQVLLEAIHTAVIESEGAVAYTALLGSITAGGGGGTFDVLADGVTEWIDRHVGDNIKLITDTSKAALRAEIKQGVEAGESTRDIAKRIRALSEDWAGYRADRIARTEVGSAFGAAHQLSAEQIAAEEGVRLVKVWAATGDSRTRDAHAAMDGEQVALDEPFSNGTMSAPAGVNCRCVTLYQPVG, encoded by the coding sequence ATGGGATGGAAGGAAACGCTGGGCGCCTGGCTGGGCCTGGAAGTCAAGAAGACCGCGCCCGCCAAGGGCGCGTTGCCGTTCGTAGGGGCCAGCGGGGACGGCCGCGCCGTCAGCAGCGAGTGGAGCACCGAGAAGGCCATCAGTGAAGGCCTCAAGGCCAGCACGTGGGTGTACACCGCCTGCCGCCGCATCAGCACCGCGCTCGCCAGCGTGCCGCTCGTCGTGCAGAAACGCACCGGGGACGAGTGGCAGCCCGACCCGCAGCACCCGCTGCAGGCGCTGCTGGACCGCCCCAACCCGTTCATGTCCCGGCAGGACATGCTGGAACGCTGGGCGCTGCACCTGGAACTCGGCGGGAACGCCCTGTGGCACAAGGTGCTCGTGCAGGGCCGCCCGGTGGAACTGTGGCCGTTGAAGCCGGACGAGGTGAAGCCCATCCCCAGCCGCCTCGCGTTCATCGCCGGGTACGAGTGGAAGCAGGGCAGCGATCGGCGGAACCTCGGCGCGGACGAGGTGCTGCACTGGCAGTTCGTGGATCCGAGCACGCCCTACTGGGGCCTCAGTCCGCTGAAGGCTGCGGCCTCAGCTGTGGACACTGACACGGCCGCTGTCCGCTGGAACCGCGCGGTGCTCGCCAACGACGGGCGGCCCAGCCTCGCTGTGTTCCTCAGCGACAGCCTCGACGCCAAAGAGCAGGAGACCGCGGCGCGCTTCATCCAGGGGCAGATCGACGGGAACAGCGTCCGCAAGGCCCTGGTGCTGGGCGGCGCGAGCAAGGCCCAGCCGCTCAGTCTGAACGCCGCAGAGATGGACTGGCTGGAAGGCCGGCGCATGAGCCGCGAGGAGATCGGCGCAGTGTTCGGCGTGCCGCCGGTGCTGATGGTGGCTGGCGAGGCCGTGACGTTCGCGAACCTCGACGCCGCGAAGCGGATCCTCTGGGAAGACACAGTCGTGCCGCTCCTGGATGACCTCTGCCAGGGCCTGGGCATGGGCCTGCTGCCGCACTACGGCGCCGAGCAGACCCACCGGATCGTGGCAGACCTGAGCGGCGTCACGGCGCTCCAGGACAACATGAAGGAACGGGCGCAGGCGGCCGTGCTGCTCGTGAACGCGGGCTTCCCGATCAACGCCGTGAACCAGCGGCTGGCACTGGGTTTCAGTCCAGTGGACGGCGGCGACGTGCCCCGGCAGCCGGTCGTGCCCAGTGCGCCGGGCAACCCCGCCACGAAAGCGAGGGCGGCCCCGCCACGCATGGAGCGCAAGGATAAGGGTGACCCGATCACGGAGCGCCTGGCGCGCATGGATGCCTGGATCGCTGAGCTGAAGGGCCGCGTGGCGGATGTGCTACTGGCGCAGGGCAACGCGGCGGCCAGTGCTTACGCCTCTGGCGACCCCTGGGAGCCAGAGCTGAGTCTGGATGACTGGCAGGTCCTGCTGGAAGCCATCCACACCGCAGTGATCGAGTCCGAGGGCGCGGTGGCGTACACGGCGCTGCTGGGCAGCATCACGGCAGGTGGCGGTGGGGGCACGTTCGACGTGCTGGCCGACGGCGTCACCGAGTGGATCGACCGGCACGTCGGGGACAACATCAAGCTGATCACCGACACCAGTAAGGCCGCGCTCCGGGCTGAGATCAAGCAGGGTGTCGAGGCGGGCGAGAGCACGCGCGACATCGCCAAGCGGATCAGGGCGCTGTCCGAGGACTGGGCCGGGTACCGGGCGGACCGCATCGCCCGGACCGAGGTGGGTAGCGCGTTCGGTGCCGCGCACCAGTTGTCAGCCGAGCAGATCGCGGCCGAGGAAGGCGTGCGGCTCGTGAAGGTCTGGGCCGCCACGGGGGACAGCCGCA
- a CDS encoding terminase small subunit: protein MQPDAKTQPTAEELGAALTDKHRMFVEHYFRLNFNSSAASRATGYADHRQGWRILQRPDVQAYIQARMAQYMPADEVMQRLTALARTDGSQFLKEEAYEVPVFEARPLQEKIDLVNARIGQMNRIDPGMLKARIEAAQAEIAELEVQLALDPDATYQKQVGTETRTRIIPSLETAAENGVLFAVESVEYTQHGLKFKRQDPIKALELIGKHHKLFTEKVEHSGEGGGPVQVQITRTIVGGNS from the coding sequence ATGCAACCCGACGCCAAGACACAACCCACCGCTGAGGAGCTGGGCGCGGCCCTCACCGACAAGCACCGCATGTTCGTCGAGCACTACTTCCGGCTGAACTTCAACAGCAGCGCCGCCAGCCGCGCCACCGGGTACGCCGATCACCGCCAGGGCTGGCGCATCCTGCAGCGGCCCGACGTGCAGGCCTACATCCAGGCCCGCATGGCCCAGTACATGCCCGCCGACGAGGTCATGCAGCGCCTCACCGCGCTCGCTCGCACCGACGGCAGCCAGTTCCTGAAAGAGGAAGCGTACGAGGTGCCCGTCTTCGAAGCGCGGCCACTCCAAGAGAAGATCGATCTGGTCAACGCCCGCATCGGGCAGATGAACCGCATCGACCCTGGCATGCTCAAGGCCCGCATCGAGGCGGCCCAGGCTGAGATCGCTGAGCTGGAAGTGCAGCTCGCGCTGGACCCGGATGCCACGTACCAGAAGCAGGTGGGGACCGAGACGCGCACGCGCATCATTCCCAGCCTGGAAACCGCAGCCGAGAACGGCGTGCTGTTCGCCGTGGAGTCCGTGGAGTACACGCAGCATGGGTTGAAGTTCAAGCGGCAGGACCCCATCAAGGCGCTCGAACTGATCGGGAAGCACCACAAGCTGTTCACCGAGAAGGTCGAACACAGCGGTGAGGGCGGCGGTCCAGTTCAAGTCCAGATCACCCGCACGATCGTCGGGGGCAACTCGTGA
- a CDS encoding RusA family crossover junction endodeoxyribonuclease, producing the protein MITLPWPPSVNRMWRSVRGRNILSQEGRQYRENGLTVVATQSPRHWPAEVRLSVSISVYPPDRRRRDLDNMPKAVLDLLTHAGVYVDDSQIDRLEIVRRENHPGGRVTVELRAL; encoded by the coding sequence ATGATCACCCTGCCTTGGCCTCCCAGCGTGAACCGCATGTGGCGCAGCGTGCGCGGCCGGAACATCCTCAGCCAGGAGGGCCGCCAGTACCGCGAGAACGGGCTGACCGTGGTGGCGACCCAGTCCCCCCGCCACTGGCCTGCCGAGGTGCGCCTGAGCGTCAGCATCAGCGTGTACCCGCCTGATCGTCGCCGCCGGGACCTCGACAACATGCCCAAGGCGGTCCTGGACCTGCTGACGCACGCCGGGGTGTACGTGGATGACAGCCAGATTGACCGGCTGGAGATCGTGCGCCGCGAGAACCACCCCGGCGGGCGCGTCACCGTTGAACTGAGGGCCCTGTGA